One genomic region from Paramicrobacterium agarici encodes:
- a CDS encoding amino acid ABC transporter ATP-binding protein codes for MIIHVADLHKKFGDNEVLKGINCDVEPQEVVCIIGPSGSGKSTLLRCLNMLEDITSGEVVIDGQSLTDKSTDINAVRTEIGMVFQQFNLFPHKSVIENITLAPLKVRKLSPSAARERALRLLDKVGLGDKADAYPSQLSGGQQQRVAIARALAMEPKMMLFDEPTSALDPELVGEVLSVMKQLALEGMTMVVVTHEMGFAREMGDRVLFMDDGYVVEEGSPEQIFDAPQNERTKAFLDKVL; via the coding sequence ATGATCATTCACGTTGCGGATCTGCATAAGAAGTTCGGAGACAACGAGGTTCTCAAGGGGATCAACTGCGATGTTGAGCCTCAGGAGGTTGTCTGCATCATCGGCCCGAGTGGCTCAGGAAAGAGCACTCTCCTGCGTTGCCTGAACATGCTCGAAGACATCACGAGCGGCGAAGTGGTCATTGACGGCCAGAGCCTCACGGACAAGAGCACGGACATCAACGCTGTCCGTACCGAGATCGGCATGGTCTTTCAGCAGTTCAACCTCTTTCCGCACAAGTCCGTCATCGAGAACATCACGCTCGCGCCGCTGAAGGTACGCAAGCTTTCGCCCTCAGCAGCACGCGAACGCGCGCTTCGGCTCCTCGACAAGGTCGGACTCGGCGATAAGGCTGACGCGTACCCCTCGCAGCTGTCCGGCGGGCAGCAGCAGCGCGTTGCCATTGCGCGCGCTCTCGCCATGGAACCGAAGATGATGCTCTTCGACGAGCCGACGAGCGCGCTCGATCCCGAGCTCGTGGGCGAGGTTCTCTCCGTCATGAAGCAACTCGCCCTCGAGGGAATGACGATGGTCGTGGTCACACACGAGATGGGCTTCGCGCGTGAGATGGGTGACCGCGTGCTCTTCATGGACGACGGCTACGTGGTCGAAGAGGGCTCCCCAGAACAGATCTTCGACGCCCCTCAGAACGAACGCACGAAGGCGTTTCTCGACAAGGTTCTCTGA
- a CDS encoding hotdog fold thioesterase: MSQTASDSLEYVRKRGLGALAEKMGIEITEFSVDRAVATMPVEGNTQPAMLLHGGAYVVLGESLGSMSANLYAGEERLAVGVDINATHTRAATSGTVTGVCTPIHLGRSMTVHQIEISDEHGRRCSTVRITNLIKERPGS; the protein is encoded by the coding sequence ATGAGCCAGACAGCATCCGACTCCCTCGAATACGTGCGCAAGCGCGGATTAGGCGCCCTTGCCGAGAAGATGGGCATCGAGATCACAGAGTTCAGCGTGGACCGCGCTGTCGCGACGATGCCCGTCGAGGGCAATACGCAGCCGGCGATGCTTCTGCATGGCGGCGCGTACGTCGTTCTCGGCGAATCGCTTGGTTCGATGTCGGCGAACCTCTATGCAGGCGAGGAACGTCTCGCCGTCGGCGTGGACATCAATGCAACGCACACGCGCGCGGCAACGTCGGGCACCGTCACGGGAGTGTGCACGCCGATTCACCTCGGGCGGAGCATGACCGTGCACCAGATCGAGATCTCCGATGAGCACGGTCGTCGATGCTCAACCGTGCGCATCACGAATCTGATCAAGGAACGCCCAGGCTCATAA
- the polA gene encoding DNA polymerase I, translating to MSDNEKPTLLVIDGHSLAFRAFYALPVDSFQNSEGQHTNAIHGFIAMLLNLLKNEKPTHIAVAFDISRYSFRTREYPEYKGTRGETPPEFIGQIPLLQEALKAMNITTISIEDFEADDILATLSVRGTDSGYRVLVVSGDRDTIQLVNDDVTLLYPSRQGVSDLTRYDPAKVKDRYDIEPHQYPEIAALVGETSDNLPGVPKVGEKTAIKWLHRFGSLDEIIAHADEITGKVGESFREHKDNAVRNRRLNRLVTDVELPCELDSLEKQPIDQGAVREVFAKLEFRTLLDRVMKLEGVENAEPAAPEITAPEAQNLLDEELAAWLSRQSTSSEHGIAVSVEIADGRPTGIGLASATESVALAWQPERADYAPFETWLADASAPKVMHSGKQQLKALRSAGLTVNGLAFDTFVAGWLLRPGGQDKTLADLVLRYLDEKLPEADPNQLVPAIEPSSAAALAWYTHRLVDPLLQRLDEGSTRVLRDIEMPIVDVLATVEARGVAVDRQHLDELSDSLGATARDLAQRAFAEIGREINLGSPKQIQEVLFEQLEMPTTRATKTGYSTDAASLADLQASHPHPFLGLLLEHRDATKLRQIVDSLVKAIADDGRIHTSYVQTGTSTGRISSTDPNLQNIPVRTQTGRHIREAFRVGDSHDSLLTADYSQIEMRIMAHLSEDPGLIEAFRTGEDLHRFVGARIFGVEPADVTSEMRAKVKAMSYGLAYGLSAFGLSRQLRIDNKEAKQLMSDYFERFGAVRDYLRNVVEQAKVDGYTTTIFGRRRPFPDLKSPNRTLRQNAERAALNAPIQGSAADIIKIAMINIESDIREAELTSRMLMQVHDELVFEVSDGEHDELERIVRTRMGDAANLSVPLDVQVGYGPNWDAAAH from the coding sequence GTGTCGGACAACGAAAAGCCTACCCTGCTCGTCATCGATGGCCACTCGCTCGCGTTTCGCGCGTTCTACGCGCTGCCCGTCGACAGCTTTCAGAACAGCGAGGGGCAGCACACCAACGCGATTCACGGGTTCATCGCGATGCTGCTCAATCTTCTGAAGAACGAGAAGCCGACACATATCGCGGTTGCCTTCGACATCTCGCGCTACTCATTCCGCACGCGCGAGTACCCGGAGTACAAGGGCACGCGAGGCGAGACCCCTCCCGAGTTCATCGGGCAGATTCCGCTTCTTCAAGAAGCCCTCAAGGCGATGAACATCACCACGATCTCCATCGAGGACTTCGAGGCAGACGACATTCTCGCGACGCTCTCGGTCCGCGGCACAGACAGCGGATACCGCGTGCTCGTCGTCTCGGGCGACCGCGACACCATTCAGCTCGTCAACGATGACGTGACTCTGCTCTACCCATCGCGCCAGGGAGTCTCCGACCTCACACGCTACGACCCGGCGAAGGTCAAAGACCGTTATGACATCGAGCCGCACCAGTACCCCGAGATCGCGGCGCTCGTCGGTGAGACGAGCGACAACCTTCCCGGCGTGCCCAAGGTGGGGGAGAAGACCGCGATCAAGTGGTTGCATCGCTTCGGCAGCCTCGACGAGATCATCGCGCACGCCGACGAAATCACGGGCAAGGTCGGCGAGAGCTTCAGAGAGCACAAAGACAACGCCGTGCGCAACCGCCGGCTCAATCGTCTCGTGACCGATGTCGAGCTCCCGTGCGAGCTCGACTCGCTCGAGAAGCAGCCGATCGATCAAGGGGCGGTTCGCGAGGTCTTCGCCAAGCTGGAGTTCCGCACGCTTCTCGATCGCGTCATGAAGCTCGAGGGCGTCGAGAACGCTGAGCCTGCCGCGCCGGAGATCACGGCTCCCGAGGCACAGAACCTCCTCGATGAAGAACTCGCCGCGTGGTTGAGCCGCCAGTCGACCTCGAGCGAACACGGCATTGCCGTCTCCGTCGAAATCGCCGACGGCCGTCCCACGGGCATTGGACTCGCGAGCGCGACCGAGTCCGTCGCTCTCGCATGGCAGCCGGAGCGCGCAGATTATGCTCCGTTCGAGACGTGGCTCGCTGACGCGAGCGCCCCGAAGGTGATGCATAGCGGCAAGCAGCAGCTCAAGGCGCTGCGAAGCGCAGGGCTCACCGTCAACGGCCTCGCATTCGACACGTTCGTTGCAGGATGGCTGCTGCGCCCGGGCGGTCAAGACAAGACGCTTGCTGACCTCGTGCTGCGCTACCTCGACGAAAAACTTCCCGAGGCAGATCCGAATCAGCTCGTCCCCGCCATCGAGCCCTCGTCGGCCGCCGCTCTTGCCTGGTACACCCACCGCCTCGTCGACCCGCTTCTCCAACGCCTCGACGAGGGCTCCACTCGAGTGCTCCGCGACATCGAAATGCCGATCGTCGACGTGCTCGCGACCGTCGAAGCCCGAGGAGTGGCCGTCGACCGACAGCACCTTGATGAGCTCTCGGACTCGCTCGGCGCGACCGCTCGCGATCTGGCGCAGAGGGCGTTCGCCGAAATCGGACGCGAGATCAACCTCGGATCTCCCAAGCAGATTCAAGAGGTTCTGTTCGAACAGCTCGAGATGCCGACAACACGTGCGACAAAAACGGGCTATTCGACGGATGCTGCGTCCCTCGCCGATCTTCAGGCCTCGCACCCGCATCCGTTCCTCGGTCTGCTTCTCGAGCATCGCGATGCAACCAAGCTGCGCCAGATTGTGGACTCGCTCGTGAAGGCAATCGCAGATGACGGTCGCATCCACACGTCGTACGTGCAGACGGGGACCTCAACGGGACGCATCTCGTCGACCGATCCCAATCTGCAGAATATTCCCGTTCGCACGCAGACGGGGCGGCACATTCGCGAGGCCTTCCGCGTGGGCGACAGCCACGACAGCCTGCTCACGGCCGACTACTCCCAGATCGAGATGCGCATTATGGCCCATCTATCCGAGGACCCGGGACTCATCGAGGCGTTTCGCACGGGGGAGGACCTTCACCGGTTCGTGGGCGCCCGCATCTTCGGCGTCGAGCCTGCCGACGTCACCTCTGAGATGCGCGCAAAGGTCAAGGCGATGTCGTACGGCCTCGCCTACGGGCTGAGCGCTTTCGGGCTGTCACGGCAGCTGCGCATCGACAACAAAGAGGCGAAGCAGCTCATGTCTGACTACTTCGAACGCTTCGGCGCCGTGCGCGACTACCTGCGCAACGTCGTCGAGCAGGCGAAGGTCGACGGCTACACGACGACGATCTTCGGCCGACGTCGTCCGTTTCCCGATCTCAAGAGCCCCAATCGCACGCTGCGGCAGAATGCCGAGCGGGCTGCTCTCAACGCACCCATCCAGGGCTCCGCCGCCGACATCATCAAGATCGCAATGATCAACATCGAGAGCGACATCCGTGAGGCCGAGCTCACGAGCCGCATGCTGATGCAGGTGCACGATGAACTCGTCTTCGAGGTGAGCGACGGCGAGCACGACGAGCTTGAGCGCATCGTGCGCACCCGCATGGGGGACGCCGCAAACCTCAGCGTTCCCCTCGACGTCCAGGTCGGGTACGGCCCGAACTGGGACGCCGCGGCGCACTGA
- a CDS encoding DUF885 domain-containing protein yields MTAQQKRMPSAIDAIAESWVDTLVDLEPTIGTYIGRNEANDRFADYSPTGIEREREALLAARALLDVQLPVDDVDAVTKADLGRELDLSIETLDAELPLRNLNVIESPTQEIREAFDLMPTATVEDWATISARLSRVPEAIDGYLDTLKLGIERGVTPARRQVREVAAQARKVAASDGFFTSFASTAAPTTGDLPAALTADLRQRARFASEAYARLAAFLTDELAPVATERDAIGRDLYELTSRQFLGAKIDLDETYEWGIDELARMVDEQETIARQIKPGASVLDAIAHLDGDQSRKLHGTDALQRWMQATSDKAVADLAQSHFDIPDEIRTIECMIAPTQEGGIYYTGPTDDFSRPGRMWWSVPEGVTEFDTWRELTTVYHEGVPGHHLQIGQAVYNRDSLNSWRRLLAGTSGHAEGWALYAERLMQQLGYLDDPADRLGMLDGQRMRAARVVLDIGVHLEKQLPDGSGAWTADYAFDFMSRNVNMNEGFVRFEVNRYLGWPGQAPSYKVGQRIWEQLRDDAAARADGAFDIKDFHRRALALGGVGLDTLKDALAQG; encoded by the coding sequence ATGACTGCACAACAGAAGAGGATGCCCTCTGCGATCGACGCGATCGCCGAATCCTGGGTCGACACGCTCGTCGACTTGGAACCCACGATCGGTACGTATATCGGCCGGAATGAGGCGAACGACCGCTTCGCCGACTACTCGCCGACAGGAATCGAGCGAGAGCGCGAGGCTCTTCTGGCAGCGAGAGCGTTACTCGACGTGCAGTTGCCCGTGGACGATGTGGATGCTGTGACGAAGGCGGATCTTGGTCGAGAACTCGATCTGTCGATTGAGACGCTCGACGCCGAGCTTCCGCTGCGCAACCTCAACGTCATCGAGTCGCCGACCCAGGAGATTCGCGAAGCATTCGACCTCATGCCGACCGCGACCGTCGAAGACTGGGCAACGATCTCAGCGCGGCTCAGCCGCGTTCCCGAGGCGATCGACGGCTACCTCGACACGCTGAAGCTGGGCATCGAGCGCGGCGTCACGCCGGCACGGCGCCAGGTTCGTGAGGTCGCCGCTCAAGCGCGCAAGGTCGCAGCATCCGATGGATTCTTCACCTCATTCGCCTCTACTGCCGCCCCGACAACAGGGGACCTGCCTGCCGCGCTCACCGCAGATCTGCGGCAGCGCGCCCGATTCGCGAGCGAGGCATATGCGCGACTCGCGGCATTTCTCACCGACGAGCTCGCGCCGGTCGCGACGGAGCGCGACGCGATCGGCCGCGATTTGTACGAGCTGACGTCCCGGCAGTTTCTCGGAGCGAAGATCGATCTCGACGAAACGTACGAGTGGGGCATTGACGAGCTTGCTCGCATGGTCGACGAGCAGGAGACGATCGCGCGTCAGATCAAGCCGGGGGCATCGGTGCTCGACGCAATCGCGCACCTCGACGGCGACCAGAGCCGTAAGCTCCACGGCACCGACGCGCTGCAGAGATGGATGCAGGCGACGAGCGACAAGGCCGTCGCTGATTTGGCGCAGTCCCACTTCGACATCCCTGACGAGATCAGGACGATCGAGTGCATGATCGCTCCGACGCAAGAAGGCGGCATCTACTACACGGGGCCGACGGACGACTTCTCGCGACCTGGAAGAATGTGGTGGTCAGTGCCCGAAGGGGTCACGGAATTCGACACATGGCGCGAGCTCACGACCGTGTACCACGAGGGGGTACCCGGGCATCACCTGCAGATTGGGCAGGCGGTGTACAACCGTGACTCGCTCAACTCGTGGCGACGCCTGCTCGCGGGAACGTCGGGGCACGCTGAGGGATGGGCCCTGTACGCTGAGCGCCTCATGCAGCAGCTCGGCTACCTCGACGACCCGGCTGACCGGCTCGGGATGCTCGACGGCCAGCGCATGCGCGCAGCGCGCGTCGTTCTCGACATCGGCGTGCATCTCGAGAAGCAGCTGCCTGACGGGTCGGGCGCGTGGACGGCGGACTACGCGTTCGACTTCATGAGCCGCAACGTGAACATGAACGAAGGTTTCGTCCGCTTTGAAGTGAATCGCTATCTCGGCTGGCCCGGGCAGGCACCGTCGTACAAGGTCGGCCAGCGCATCTGGGAACAGCTTCGAGACGACGCCGCGGCGCGCGCCGACGGCGCATTCGACATCAAGGACTTCCATCGGCGCGCTCTCGCGCTCGGAGGCGTCGGACTCGACACGCTGAAGGACGCACTCGCCCAGGGATGA
- the rpsA gene encoding 30S ribosomal protein S1, with product MTTATTAKQVAINDIGSAEDFLAAVEKTLKFFNDGDLIEGTVVKIDRDEVLLDVGYKTEGVIPSRELSIKHDVDPTEVVEVGDSVEALVLQKEDKEGRLILSKKRAQYERAWGDVEKIKESDGVVTGQVIEVVKGGLIVDIGLRGFLPASLIELRRVRDLTPYLGQELEAKILELDKNRNNVVLSRRALLEQTQSESRTSFLNNLHKGQVRKGIVSSIVNFGAFVDLGGVDGLVHVSELSWKHIEHASEVVEVGQEVTVEILEVDLDRERVSLSLKATQEDPWQVFARTHAIGQITPGKVTKLVPFGAFVRVADGIEGLVHISELSSKHVELADQVVSVGQEVFVKIIDIDLERRRISLSLKQANEGVDPEGTEFDPALYGMATEYDDEGNYKYPEGFDPETNEWKEGFETQREKWEQDYAAAQARWEAHKKQVAAALADESDVEAPAAASNYAGDANSAGTLADDASLAALREKLSNTN from the coding sequence ATGACAACCGCAACGACCGCCAAGCAGGTCGCCATCAACGACATCGGATCTGCTGAAGATTTCCTGGCAGCGGTCGAAAAGACACTGAAGTTCTTCAATGACGGTGACCTCATCGAGGGCACCGTGGTGAAGATCGACCGCGACGAGGTCCTCCTCGACGTCGGCTACAAGACTGAGGGTGTTATCCCCTCCCGCGAACTTTCCATCAAGCACGACGTCGATCCGACAGAGGTCGTCGAGGTCGGCGACAGCGTTGAAGCGCTCGTTCTCCAGAAGGAGGACAAGGAGGGTCGCCTCATCCTGTCGAAGAAGCGTGCTCAGTACGAGCGCGCCTGGGGTGACGTCGAGAAGATCAAGGAATCCGACGGCGTCGTGACTGGACAGGTCATCGAGGTCGTCAAGGGCGGCCTGATCGTCGACATCGGCCTCCGCGGCTTCCTTCCCGCATCGCTCATCGAGCTTCGCCGCGTGCGCGACCTGACGCCGTACCTCGGCCAGGAGCTCGAGGCGAAGATCCTCGAGCTCGACAAGAACCGCAACAACGTGGTTCTGTCTCGCCGCGCTCTGCTCGAGCAGACGCAGTCCGAGAGCCGCACCTCGTTCCTGAACAACCTTCACAAGGGTCAGGTCCGCAAGGGAATCGTCTCGTCGATCGTCAACTTCGGTGCGTTCGTCGACCTGGGTGGAGTGGACGGTCTCGTTCACGTTTCCGAGCTCAGCTGGAAGCACATCGAGCACGCCTCGGAGGTCGTTGAGGTGGGCCAGGAGGTCACCGTCGAGATTCTCGAGGTCGACCTGGACCGCGAGCGCGTCTCGCTGTCGCTCAAGGCGACGCAGGAAGACCCGTGGCAGGTGTTCGCCCGCACTCACGCGATTGGACAGATCACTCCGGGCAAGGTGACGAAGCTCGTTCCGTTCGGCGCATTCGTTCGCGTTGCCGACGGCATCGAGGGCCTCGTGCACATCTCGGAGCTCAGCTCGAAGCACGTCGAGCTCGCCGACCAGGTCGTTTCCGTCGGCCAGGAGGTCTTCGTCAAGATCATCGACATCGATCTTGAGCGTCGCCGCATCTCGCTGAGCCTCAAGCAGGCCAACGAGGGCGTCGACCCCGAGGGCACCGAGTTCGACCCCGCCCTCTACGGCATGGCCACGGAGTACGACGACGAGGGGAACTACAAGTACCCCGAGGGCTTCGACCCCGAGACCAACGAGTGGAAGGAAGGCTTCGAGACCCAGCGCGAGAAGTGGGAGCAGGACTACGCTGCAGCCCAGGCTCGTTGGGAAGCTCACAAGAAGCAGGTCGCAGCCGCTCTCGCCGACGAGTCCGATGTCGAGGCACCCGCGGCAGCATCGAACTACGCGGGAGACGCGAACTCAGCGGGAACCCTCGCCGACGACGCTTCGCTCGCGGCTCTTCGCGAGAAGCTTTCGAACACCAACTAA
- a CDS encoding TetR/AcrR family transcriptional regulator yields the protein MKVDSLTEFLSIEYADASLLRNSPQQSRSRQSLEKILRTCGEIIDESGHAGVTTAEVAKRADMAIGTVYRFFPDRIALLLGVYDFMISRYIEIALDTFAEHPAETWQEAFTTLVESTCTARRTIPGYKATHYRILPDGPNESKYQERTGAYIDAVVGLLSQYDDVPSGPEWRDKVGISIELSRTMQRVAFDADPHGDPTLIAEAASVPLQYLSTYIDEVS from the coding sequence GTGAAAGTTGATTCGTTGACGGAGTTCCTGTCGATCGAGTATGCGGATGCCTCGCTGTTGCGCAACAGCCCCCAACAGAGCCGAAGCAGGCAGAGCCTGGAGAAGATCCTCCGCACCTGCGGTGAGATCATCGACGAGTCCGGTCATGCCGGAGTCACGACTGCTGAAGTAGCCAAGCGCGCGGACATGGCCATCGGGACCGTCTACCGCTTCTTCCCCGATCGCATCGCCCTGCTGCTCGGCGTGTACGACTTCATGATCTCCCGGTACATCGAGATCGCGCTCGACACGTTCGCAGAACACCCGGCGGAGACATGGCAAGAGGCATTCACGACGCTCGTCGAGAGCACGTGCACCGCCCGCCGAACGATTCCCGGATACAAGGCGACGCACTACCGCATCCTTCCCGACGGCCCGAACGAGAGCAAGTACCAGGAGCGAACGGGCGCGTACATCGACGCGGTCGTCGGGCTGCTGAGCCAATACGACGACGTGCCCTCGGGCCCGGAGTGGCGTGACAAGGTCGGCATTTCAATCGAGCTGTCGCGGACGATGCAGCGCGTCGCTTTCGACGCCGATCCCCACGGGGACCCAACGCTCATCGCAGAGGCCGCATCTGTGCCTCTGCAGTACCTTTCGACGTACATCGACGAGGTGAGCTGA
- the coaE gene encoding dephospho-CoA kinase, whose product MLVGLTGGIASGKSTVAAMLRDRGAVIVDADVLAREAVAPGTEALRSIRERFGEDIVHLDGSLNRAALGRIVFGDAAAREDLNTIVHPAVRELAQERFRDAADADPHAIIVYDVPLLAETGMAGQFDLVVLADASAAVRRQRLVDIRGLAPDEASRRVEAQAPDDERRRIADAVIDTTTSLEATRDAVDELWRRLNSETDS is encoded by the coding sequence ATGCTCGTCGGCCTCACCGGCGGGATCGCTTCTGGCAAATCGACCGTCGCCGCGATGCTTCGTGATCGCGGAGCCGTGATCGTCGACGCGGACGTACTAGCGCGTGAGGCCGTTGCTCCCGGAACGGAGGCTCTTCGCAGCATCCGTGAGCGCTTCGGCGAAGACATCGTTCACCTCGACGGCTCGCTGAACCGCGCCGCCCTCGGACGTATCGTCTTCGGCGACGCCGCTGCTCGCGAGGATCTCAATACGATCGTTCATCCTGCCGTGCGCGAGCTGGCGCAGGAACGATTTCGTGACGCGGCCGACGCCGATCCTCACGCGATCATCGTCTACGACGTTCCGCTGCTGGCCGAGACCGGCATGGCCGGTCAGTTCGACCTCGTCGTGCTCGCTGACGCCTCCGCTGCAGTGCGCCGTCAGCGCCTCGTCGACATTCGCGGGCTGGCTCCAGACGAGGCATCCCGCCGGGTCGAGGCACAGGCGCCTGACGATGAGCGTCGTCGTATTGCGGATGCCGTCATCGACACGACGACGTCGCTCGAGGCGACTCGCGATGCCGTCGACGAGCTCTGGCGACGGCTGAATAGCGAGACCGACAGCTAG
- the uvrB gene encoding excinuclease ABC subunit UvrB, with protein sequence MEPTRSVHPFRVVSEYEPSGDQPAAIAELASRVNAGETDVVLLGATGTGKSATTAWLVEAVQRPTLILAHNKTLAAQLANEFRELMPENAVEYFVSYYDYYQPEAYVPQTDTFIEKDSSINAEVERLRHSTTNSLLSRRDVVVVSTVSCIFGLGAAEEYLEAMVALHAGQRISRDELVRRFIGMQYNRNDVDFSRGNFRVRGDTIEIIPVYEELAIRIEMFGDEIEALYALHPLTGDIVKTLDAVSLFPATHYAASPETMHRAIGTIQDELQERLAELEKQGKLLEAQRLRMRTTFDLEMMEQIGFCSGIENYSRHIDGRQAGEAPHCLLDYFPDDFLVVIDESHVTVPQIGAMYEGDASRKRTLVEHGFRLPSALDNRPLTWDEFSARVGQTVYLSATPGRYELGVADGVVEQIIRPTGLVDPEIVVKPSDGQIDDLLEEIRTRAERDERVLVTTLTKKMAEELTDFLTEAGVRVRYLHSDVDTLRRVELLTELRAGTYDVLVGINLLREGLDLPEVSLVAILDADKEGFLRSSTSLIQTIGRAARNVSGQVHMYADNMTDSMRFAIDETNRRREKQIAYNTENGIDPTPLRKRIADITDVLAREGADTERLLASRGVERTSSPTPQLRHHEGLAAEGANDLEAIIADLNAQMLTAAGELKFELAARLRDEVSELKKELRNMEKAGHI encoded by the coding sequence ATGGAACCGACACGCTCCGTTCATCCGTTCAGGGTCGTCAGCGAATACGAGCCGAGCGGCGATCAGCCAGCGGCGATCGCAGAGCTCGCGAGCCGGGTCAATGCCGGAGAGACCGACGTTGTGCTGCTCGGTGCGACCGGTACCGGAAAGTCCGCGACGACGGCATGGCTCGTCGAAGCCGTTCAGCGTCCAACGCTCATCCTCGCTCACAACAAGACTCTCGCCGCGCAGCTTGCAAACGAGTTCCGTGAGCTCATGCCTGAAAACGCCGTCGAGTACTTCGTCTCGTACTACGACTATTACCAGCCCGAAGCGTACGTGCCGCAGACGGACACGTTCATCGAGAAGGACTCGTCGATCAACGCAGAGGTCGAGCGCCTTAGACACTCGACAACCAACTCTCTTCTCAGCAGACGCGATGTCGTCGTTGTCTCGACGGTCTCGTGCATTTTCGGACTGGGTGCCGCCGAAGAATACCTCGAAGCGATGGTCGCGCTGCACGCGGGGCAGCGCATCTCTCGCGATGAGCTCGTTCGACGGTTCATCGGCATGCAGTACAACCGAAACGACGTTGATTTCTCGCGCGGAAACTTTCGCGTCCGTGGTGACACGATCGAGATCATCCCCGTCTACGAAGAGCTCGCCATTCGAATCGAGATGTTCGGCGATGAGATCGAGGCGCTGTATGCGCTTCACCCGCTCACCGGCGACATCGTCAAGACTCTCGACGCGGTTTCGCTGTTCCCGGCGACGCATTACGCGGCCAGCCCCGAGACGATGCATCGTGCGATCGGCACCATCCAAGACGAGCTGCAGGAGCGGCTTGCCGAACTCGAGAAGCAGGGAAAGCTGCTCGAGGCGCAGCGGCTGCGCATGCGCACGACGTTCGATCTCGAGATGATGGAGCAGATCGGATTCTGCTCGGGCATCGAGAACTACTCCCGGCACATCGATGGACGTCAGGCCGGCGAAGCTCCGCACTGCCTCCTGGACTATTTTCCCGACGACTTCCTCGTCGTCATCGATGAGTCGCACGTCACGGTTCCGCAAATCGGCGCCATGTACGAGGGCGACGCCTCGCGCAAGCGCACACTCGTGGAGCACGGTTTCCGACTGCCGAGCGCGCTCGACAACAGGCCTCTCACTTGGGATGAGTTCTCGGCGCGCGTCGGCCAGACGGTCTATCTCTCAGCAACGCCAGGGCGCTACGAACTCGGTGTCGCAGACGGCGTCGTCGAGCAGATTATTCGCCCGACAGGGCTCGTGGACCCCGAAATCGTCGTCAAGCCGTCCGACGGCCAGATCGACGACCTTCTCGAAGAAATTCGCACGCGTGCAGAGCGCGACGAGCGTGTGCTCGTGACAACGCTGACGAAGAAGATGGCTGAGGAGCTCACTGACTTCTTAACCGAGGCGGGTGTGCGGGTTCGATACCTCCATTCCGACGTCGATACGCTGCGGCGTGTCGAGCTGCTCACCGAGCTTCGAGCCGGAACGTACGATGTTCTCGTCGGTATTAACCTTCTGCGTGAGGGTCTCGATCTTCCCGAAGTCTCGCTCGTAGCGATCCTGGATGCTGACAAAGAAGGCTTCCTCCGCTCGTCGACGTCACTCATCCAGACGATCGGCCGCGCCGCGCGCAACGTCTCGGGTCAAGTGCATATGTATGCAGACAATATGACCGACTCCATGCGTTTCGCCATTGACGAGACGAACAGGCGCCGCGAGAAGCAGATCGCCTACAACACGGAGAACGGCATCGACCCCACGCCGCTGCGCAAGCGCATCGCCGACATCACCGATGTCCTCGCCCGTGAAGGAGCGGACACCGAGAGACTTCTCGCCTCGCGGGGAGTGGAGCGCACGTCGTCGCCCACACCACAGCTGCGGCACCACGAAGGACTCGCAGCCGAAGGCGCGAACGATCTCGAGGCGATCATCGCTGATCTGAATGCTCAGATGTTGACCGCCGCGGGGGAGCTCAAGTTCGAACTGGCAGCGCGCCTCCGCGATGAAGTCTCCGAGCTCAAGAAGGAGCTGAGGAACATGGAGAAGGCGGGTCATATCTGA